The sequence TGATGAAGCGCAAGCTTCTTCTTGACACTGTTGGAAATCTAAAAAAAGGGCCGTCTACGATTGAGACGGCCCTTTTTCCTTGTTGTCGTTGACAACCTATTCCTTGATCAACCGTGCTGTCTTAATGCCCGTTTCAGTACTGATTTGCAGGAAATACAATCCAGCGGATAGATGCTCCACCTCAAAAGAGGTGGTCGTCTCATATTGTACAAGCTCTCCAACCAGATTGAAGATCGAAATCGAGGAAATGGGTTCTTCAGATTTCACAGCGATCGAGGTCGACGCAGGGTTTGGATAGATGCCAATGCTTGCCCCAGAACCCGATTCGTCAATACTCACCACCGTGGCGCTCAATTGAGCACATAAATATCGGCAGAAACTGAATTGGAATAGAGGTTTGAAACTCCTGTGCCCGG is a genomic window of Bacteroidota bacterium containing:
- a CDS encoding T9SS type A sorting domain-containing protein encodes the protein MKSEEPISSISIFNLVGELVQYETTTSFEVEHLSAGLYFLQISTETGIKTARLIKE